In Lodderomyces elongisporus chromosome 1, complete sequence, a genomic segment contains:
- the CHT1 gene encoding Chitinase 1 (CAZy:GH18): MGQPRGARSAKDASSTSSILPVLTNAANIAAYWGQNAGGSQQSLASYCSSSAADIIILSFMNNFPQLGLNFANQCSQTFSDGLLDCPQIGADITTCQGQGKIILLSLGGESGTYGFSSDSEAQSFATTMWNKFGGGTDDERPFGDAIIDGFDFDIENKQQTGYVALATQLKSYFASSSRQYYLSAAPQCPYPDESVGDLMASVDLDFAFIQFYNNYCSIDKQFNWDTWSQYASGKNIKLYLGVPGSSSSAGSGYVDASTIASTIAQIQGDSAFGGVSVWDISSAPTSFLSQIKNALSGGSSVSSASVSVPAASLSTLSTVSSNYNPYTSLVGTPTYSAVQSSGVAATIVGSSTPTATTTSSTGGFWSWIGDLFAESSSSPSSSTATAAAVVPVASTAPVVVAQPTTSSTPVAAVPTTTSSFNWFGLFDSPTTSTTQAPAITSSAISQGAQVVEVTSYVTLTTTVAPTRFYKRQVQSVDAVDSSASHFHPGYLLIVGLLTALSYL, encoded by the exons ATGGGACAACCAAGAGGAGCAAGGCTGGCTAAAGATG CGTCGTCTACTTCATCta TACTTCCAGTCCTAACCAACGCAGCTAATATTGCAGCGTATTGGGGTCAAAATGCTGGCGGATCACAACAATCTTTAGCTAGCTACTGTTCGTCATCGGCAGCAGATATCATCATCTTGTCATTCATGAACAATTTTCCACAATTGGGCTTGAACTTTGCCAACCAATGCTCTCAAACATTCAGTGACGGACTCTTGGACTGCCCACAAATTGGTGCCGATATCACTACATGCCAAGGACAAGGCAAAATCATCTTGTTATCGTTAGGAGGAGAATCTGGGACTTATGGATTCTCCTCTGACTCTGAAGCTCAATCATTTGCCACTACAATGTGGAACAAATTCGGTGGAGGTACCGATGACGAAAGACCGTTTGGAGATGCCATTATCGATGGCTTTGATTTCgatattgaaaacaaacaacaaacggGATACGTTGCTTTGGCTACACAGTTGAAGAGCTATTTCGCAAGCTCTTCAAGACAGTATTATTTATCAGCAGCCCCACAGTGTCCATACCCTGACGAGTCTGTGGGAGACTTGATGGCACTGGTTGACTTGGACTTTGCATTTATCCAAttctacaacaactactgtTCCATCGACAAACAGTTTAATTGGGACACTTGGAGTCAGTATGCCAGTGGTAAAAACATCAAATTGTACTTGGGAGTTCCAggctcatcatcatctgcaGGCTCAGGTTATGTTGACGCATCAACTATTGCAAGCACAATTGCACAAATCCAAGGAGACTCGGCGTTTGGAGGTGTTTCCGTATGGGATATCTCCTCAGCACCAACGAGCTTCTTGAGTCAAATTAAAAATGCATTATCGGGTGGCTCCTCAGTATCCTCGGCTTCTGTGTCGGTGCCAGCAGCTAGTTTATCGACACTCAGTACAGTATCTTCAAACTATAATCCATACACAAGTTTGGTAGGCACTCCAACATACTCAGCTGTTCAAAGCAGCGGAGTTGCTGCAACAATAGTTGGAAGCTCAACTCCAACTGCAACTACAACCTCAAGTACAGGAGGTTTCTGGAGTTGGATTGGTGATTTGTTTGCAgaatcttcttcttctccttcttcttctacggccactgctgctgctgttgtacCTGTGGCGTCAACTGCACCGGTAGTAGTAGCACAACCAACTACTTCATCTACCCCCGTGGCTGCTGTGCCAACTACAACATCTAGTTTCAATTGGTTTGGTCTCTTTGACTCGCCGACTACTTCCACAACTCAAGCCCCAGCAATCACTTCTTCTGCTATTTCTCAAGGAGCACAAGTTGTTGAGGTCACTAGTTACGTGACACTCACGACAACTGTGGCACCAACAAGATTTTACAAGAGACAAGTACAATCAGTAGATGCCGTCGACTCCAGCGCATCTCACTTCCATCCAGGATACCTATTAATTGTGGGATTGCTCACAGCTCTCTCATACTTGTGA
- the POT1 gene encoding 3-ketoacyl-CoA thiolase B, peroxisomal — MQLNQTSAAGKKSVLEKHPDDVVIVAAYRTAIGKGFKGSFRNVSTEFILTEFLKQFLKKTQVDPNLIEDVAMGNVCNQAIGAMEHRGACLAAGIPYTSGFIGINRFCSSGLMAISDIANKISTGEIDCGIGGGIESMSQYYKKAMPSVDPHLGDDEAVAGCMIPMGITNENVAEKFNISRETQDAFSAESYQKAAAAVKEGKFKDEILPIRSIIRTEDKDGNVVEKEIIVDTDEGPRAGVTAESLSKLRPAFDGTTTAGNASQISDGAAGVLLMKRSLAESKGYPIVAKFVACSSVGVPPEIMGVGPAYAIPEVLSRTGLSIEDIDVYEINEAFAAQCLYSAEQCNIPKEKLNKNGGAIALGHPLGVTGARQYATILRLLEPGQIGVTSMCIGTGMGAASVLVRE, encoded by the coding sequence ATGCAATTAAATCAGACAAGTGCAGCAGGCAAAAAGTCAGTTCTCGAAAAACACCCAGACGATGTCGTTATCGTGGCAGCATACAGAACTGCTATCGGTAAAGGTTTCAAAGGAAGCTTTAGAAACGTGAGCACAGAATTCATCCTTACCGAGTTTCTCAAACAATTTCTTAAGAAAACCCAAGTTGATCCTAACTTGATTGAAGATGTTGCCATGGGTAACGTATGTAACCAAGCTATTGGTGCAATGGAACATCGTGGTGCATGTTTGGCTGCTGGTATCCCATACACCTCTGGTTTCATTGGTATCAACCGTTTCTGCTCCTCAGGTTTGATGGCCATTTCAGATATCGCAAACAAGATTTCCACTGGTGAAATCGATTGCggtattggtggtggtatcGAATCCATGTCACAATACTACAAGAAGGCTATGCCTTCCGTCGACCCACACTTGGGCGACGACGAAGCCGTTGCCGGATGTATGATCCCTATGGGTATCACCAACGAAAATGTTGCTGAAAAGTTTAACATTTCAAGAGAAACTCAAGATGCATTCAGTGCCGAGTCATACCAAAAAGCTGCAGCTGCAGTTAAGGAGGGCAAGTTCAAAGATGAAATCTTGCCAATCAGATCTATCATTAGAACCGAAGACAAGGATGGTAATGTCGTTGAAAAGGAAATCATTGTTGACACCGATGAAGGTCCAAGAGCAGGTGTCACTGCCGAGAGTCTTTCCAAATTGAGACCAGCATTTGACGGTACCACAACTGCAGGTAACGCCTCACAAATCAGTGATGGTGCTGCCGGTGTGCTCTTGATGAAGAGATCACTTGCTGAATCTAAAGGATACCCAATTGTTGCCAAGTTTGTTGCATGCAGCTCAGTTGGTGTCCCACCAGAAATCATGGGTGTTGGTCCAGCATACGCCATCCCAGAAGTCTTGTCCAGAACAGGCTTGAGCATTGAAGACATTGATGTTTACGAAATCAACGAAGCATTTGCCGCACAATGTCTTTACAGTGCTGAACAATGTAACATTCCAAAGGAGAAGTTGAACAAGAACGGTGGTGCCATTGCCCTTGGCCACCCATTGGGTGTGACTGGAGCAAGACAATACGCTACCATCTTGAGATTGTTAGAACCAGGTCAAATTGGTGTGACTTCGATGTGTATCGGTACTGGTATGGGTGCAGCATCAGTCTTGGTGAGAGAATAA